The genomic interval ATGGCTCCGCATTTCGCATACATGTCAACGAGAGCAGTAGCAACAAAGACGTTCTTGTCCATATTTGTTCTCATTGCGAGTCCGTGAATCCACTTAGCTTGACGGGTAACCGATAAATCTGCTAGAGCAGTAATCACACTCACAAACGTAAAGGAATCAGGCTTAACGCCTTGAGATTGCATTGTACAGAATAGATTCAAAGCTTCATTTACGCAACCATTCTGTGCATAACCTAATATCATGGCATTCCATGTAACATTTGTTTTCCCTTTCAAATTATCGAATATCGAGGCTGCAACATCAACTCTCTTACACTTCGAATACATAGATATCAACGAATTCATAACCGACACATTAGAATCAAGTTTCCTCTCATCCAATAATCTGTGAACAAATCTCCCTCGTTCAAGATCGCCTAAATTAGAACAAGCGTGTAAAGCGCCCATCATAGTAACATTTGTAGGCTCCACCTTTTCATCCAACATCTTCAAAAAAGTCGCAAACGCTTCTTCAGATTCTCCATTCTGCGCAAGACCATCAATCACGGTGTTCCACGAAACAACATTCTTACTACTCATCCTCCGAAAAACCAATCTCCCAGTCTCTACCGATCCACACTTAAAGTACATATCCAAAAGCGCAGTCGAAACATTAACATAAGATTCAAATCCCGACCTAACAGCATAACCATGAATCGACCTTCCGATTCTCAAACCCTTAATATCCGCCACAGCCGGCAAAATACTAACCAACGTAATCGAATCAGGCTTTTGTCCAGCTTCCTGCATATCCAAAACCAACTTCAAAGCCTTCCTAGCAAACCCATTCTGCGCATACCCAGAGACAACCGTGTTCCAAGAAACCAAATCCTTCTGCGGCATTCTATCAAACATCTTATACGCATCATCAATCTGCCTACACTTTGCATACAAATTAACAACAGCAGTCATAGCAAACAAATTGGACTCATACCCATTAACAATCAACATTCCATGAATCTCCCTACCCTTTTTAAGATccaaattatcaccacacaatTGCAACAAATaagtaaaatcataaacaaCAGGCTTAACCTCATCACATTGCATCCTCTTGTAAAACACCAAAGAATCACATAAAGTTAAGTTTTTTGCATACCCTTTAAGCATAGTATGATAAAGAACATCTAATTTATTCTCAACAGGGTTAAAGACACGAGATGCTTCATTGATGCTACCATATTTACAGAACAAGCTTATAAGCTTTGTTTGGAATAAATGTTCATTGTAGAAACCGTTTTTGATTATTAAGGGAAGGATTTGGTGAAGCTCTTTCATGGAAGTGCAGAGTTCTAAGAGTATGGCTGATGGGTGTCTATAGACATGTGTTGGAATGAAGATTCTTTGGTATGAAGGGGttgtttttggttttgtttttgAGATTGTGTTGTTGGAAAGTGGTGGTGAAGTGTGTAATGATAAGAGGTGAGTGTTCATTCTTCAAATTCGTGTCAATGTTCATTCATTCAGAAGAGACCAAGTTGTTAAGatccatgttttttttttcaaacataaaaacAGAGGGATACATGTATATACAGAATAAACTACCAAATATTTGCAAGTAGCTTTCAAATAGGTCCTTCATATagtaaatattaagaaaattgataatactattaaaattaattaacagtatttttttttacaattttattgtttagaaagaattaattaatgttCGTATTATAATTACATTGATGGAGTGTCGTTAAATGACACATATATTccttttagtttttgttaaaatatgtATCTCTTTTGTACTCGTTAAAAAAAAACTGCATCACACATCTTTTAAGTTGtacttcaataaataaataacattgtTTTTGTAGTTGTGTAGTTAATTATAGTGAAATATATCATCTTTTTTAAgactaaaaaaaaactttatgaaACATATTTTTTGTCCCACATACATTTATTTGTATTGTTTACTATATGATACGAGTAGAGTTTTCGCTTAAATTTGTAGAAATACAActatatatctaatatttacATTTAGACAACATAGAGTTATATGACTCAACATCTAACAAAGTCAACTTGTTTAAAACATTCATAATCATAATGACATATTTGATAGCATAGAGACAAATTTGATGgtttacttatatttatataagtttaATTTCTAAAGAGTAAGAAGTTTTTCCCTCATTCCCTCCTTTCCCTTTCTTTTTTCTCCTTACTACCTCTTTGTTTTCCCCTCCCCCTTTCATCATCTATCTCtcataacaaaaataatgaattttttttctgtattGATTTCCTTTTTGTCATGTTTCTATAATTTATTGAATGAGGGTAGAGACCTTTCATTAAACATCGAATGAATAGTCCAATCCAACATTGGTCACTTACTAAATAATCCCAATACAATATCTACCAATGCATTAACTGCtgcaattaaattataattaccaTACTTGATATATTAATAGTTTAGAGAATATTCTGATCATAATAAACACAAGCCATATCAAATATTCACTCTATTATGAAATACAAGCAAATTTTGGTTAAAGAAAGCTGATGTATTTAGTTCAAATTTAAccaaattttacttatatttgagACGGAGGAAGTACCTATagatatatttcaaataattaaacaaatttaataatttatgtaaTCTTCCTAAACATAATTATGTGTTTCTAGTAACTTGAAGCTTTTCTAAATTGTACAAAAGCTAACAAGAAAAGCATGTCCATTTGTTCTATTGATCATCATCTAGGAATCAATTCAGACAGGGTTACTTCATTGAAAGTGACAGAGGAAGAAGCATTTGATGAAATCCCTCCTTCTTTTTTAGTCCTTCTAACACAAAAAGAAGAACATAGAGGGGTGGGAAGAGAAACTCTGTCACTTCCAAGCATGTGAACAACATTTGACATTGTAGGTCTATCAGATGCTTTATCTTGTACACACAATAAGCCAATTTGTATACACTTCAAAACTTCATCAGGCACATGTGAATCTTGTATCCACGGATCCATCAATTCTAGACCTTTGTTTGCATTCCATAAGTCCCATGCCTATAATTtttcatgcatttcattttagTTATAACTATAACCAAGAGAAAAATATGAAACGTAAGCATAAATTAGGAAACTTACATATGTTAGAAGGCTTTGTCCATGCTCTTGAAGATGGAATTTATTGTTCCTTTTTCCGCTGATGATCTCCAGCAAAATAATACCAAAGCTGAAAACATCTGATTTCACTGAAAAAAAGCCTTCCAAAGCATATTCTGGGGCCATGTATCCACTGCGCAAAATCAATATAGTCTCTTTTTCATATCCAATATGAACAAAACAATTCGGCAAAAATGGAAAAAATCTTAAGAGAACATATTGGTACTTAGTTTTAAGTAGAGCTTTTTAGTACTGGGGAGGGAAATTTTGATTAGAGAACATTGAGTATGAATACATATAAAGTAGATTAAAGCTTAAAATGTGATACTATGTGGTTATGCATACTTATGTAAACCTTGTGAGGAAGTATGCATTCTTGTCAAATCGAAAGAAAGCAAAAATAGTTTATACTTACTAAGTTCCAACAACTCTAACTGTATTTGTCGGGCTTTGGCCTCCTCCAAATGATCTCGCCAGTCCAAAGTCTGATATTTTTGGATTCATTTCATGATCTAATAGTATATTGCTAGCTTTCAAGTCTCTATGAATAACTAGGAGTCTAGAGTCCTCATGAAGATATAAAAGTCCTTTAGCAATTCCGTTAATAATGTTGAATCTTCGTTTCCAATCCAACTGTGCAGTTTTTACCGTATCTAGAAGTAAAATTCAAAGCAATACAATTCTAATAAATatgactaaaattgaaaaatcatcCATAAGTACATTATAATATATGGTTAgacaccaaaataaaaaattaaactttaaggAGCTTATAGTTCGCTTGGCGATGCCTTCCTATTGAATCGGTCCCCTTAAGCATGTGGTATTTAATTCATATCAAGAATTAGTtgcatagaaaaatattattaaaaaggtCTTTCCTTTTATTGTTAGCTGTCTCACACGACTCGAGAGATTAGTTTCTACACTTAGTGGCTTAGGATATTATGCCACAAAAGGATAAAAATGTGATACATTGTTTGACAAAGGTTTAATATGGAAAGTTTTACTTTTCTGCATAGTTAATGTCATATGCAATGAAACTCAGATAATTGGTGTTAAAATTAGATGCAAAGGTATTTTGAAGGTTGGTAAGCTAGTCTATAGCTAATCCTTAGTAAGTGAAATTCCAAAGTTTCTTATGGATCCCAATTTGGGTTTCTACTAAAGGGTTCTTGAGGCATTTCAGAATATGCTTGAGAAACTAGTTGTATGCATAGGCACTAGAGTGCCGAGTAATTGATTCAAGGTATGAGAAATCAAGAAATATCCTAACAAAATGGACTTATGCACCTACTAtattcatttttgtttgagGAGTAATTTCTGCATAATTATGCAGAAGTTAGGCTAATATATAGGTGTTATCAAGATTTGAAAACATATATAGAAAAACAAGGTTAATGGTGAATCGTTCGAGAGAACTCGAGTTCGAACCCTGTCTTGAAAATTATCGGTCAAATTTCACTCATCTTCGAACTTTCGATTACTAAAgccattttttttatcaaaaaacatatttaaggaCAACATCATTCCCTTGTAAACATGTCAAAAATAAGGAATACACTATTTTTATTCCAATTGCTATTATTATTCCAATTGTAAATGAATCCTAAAGGGACTGATTTACCCTATTTTTGTGAAAATGGTTCGAACTTAAATACTAACCATCCCTTCAAGTTTCTTTAGTTAAAATAGACAGAAGatgatgaatttgatttattattttgtcatccaatatttatcaataagaCAGTTTAATTGGcttaaatcaagctaaatatatcaaaaaaaggTATTAAAAAGAGAACTGTGTGTTTTCTTCCTTTCTAGGACCAGGAAAGGGTACAAAATTGTTACACTAATGATTTAAGACCTGTTAATATCATAGGACAATTTTGTCAGGATTATGATGGCCAACCAAAAATCCGCCGTATAAACATGGCATTGTGGCCTATGGCGGAAACATAGCATATAAAATAGGTGTTATTGCGACTGAGACAAAATCCACCATGCTATAATGCTATGGCGCCGCCATGACAGAAATTTGACAACTCTGCTAAACAGACTATCATTTAGGATAGAATAGCACTATGCAACTTGAGAATCATTGATATCCACGCATCAGTGTGAGGGGGAGTGTTATTAATGTAGGATAAATAGCACTATTTAAggataaaatatttcatttttaccTTCTTTTGTGTGCATATATCACCAATATAGCATGTAATTATTAAGACAAGATTTTGTTTCTCTATCTCctgataattatttattagtcGCATGTATTAAGACAACGACTAACAAGttcaaaaaaaataagagaaaagtAATAAACTGCGAGATCATTGTTTCGGATTTATACCGCGAAACTGGATATCAAGGCTTGAATTAGGCAAGTATTCATAGATAAGAAGcttttcatttttctcaatGCAGCAAGCCAACATTCTCACAAGGTTTCTATGCTGCAATTTGGCAATCAAAGTTACTTCATTCTTGAATTCCTCCGCACCTTGAACCGAATTTTTCGAAAGCCTTTTAACAGCAATTTCCCTTCCATCTGCTAAAACAGCCTAGAACATACGAAAAAATCGATAAATATTGTTActtttaatgaaattatttcgCTCTCTCTCATAAATAGTTAAGTGTGTTATTGACAAAACAGTAGTTAATGCTGCATTGAACTTTGAAAACATCAAACACTGTTATTGACAAAAGAATAGTTAATGTTGTATTGAACTTTGATAACGACAAACACTGTTATCGACAAAACAGTAGTTAATGCTGCATTGAACTTTGAAAACGACaaataaatagaaagaaagTTCTTCAACAAATGCgacaattaaaagaaaaaagaaagaaaaaaaaaatagtacctTGTAGACAGCTCCAAATCCACCTTCCCCCAATTTATAATTATCAGAAAAATTATTAGTACTCTTTAGAATAGTACTCAGAGGTATCATAGGTAGGTCAGTATTCACGTTCTCCTCATTGTTATTCTCATCTTGAGGAAACATTGAATGAAGGTTTTGcctattttttttatctgaaaaaaaagttgaattatCAAACATTTAATACAAATTATTGATAGCATAAGCTTAAAGaatgattttaaattgcagTATGCAGCCGCAGTATAAAGGATTTTGAATTCTCTACAACAAAATCGCAACCGCGATTCGTGTTTACAGACGCATTACAAAAGATTTTGAAGTCTCTCCAACGAAATAACAATTTTGATCACATTGGCTACATTTTGTCGCATTATAAAGGTTTGTAGCGTAACGAAAATCACAATTGTGGTAGCAGTATATAAAGGATTTTGAAGTCCCTGCAACGAAATCAAAATTTCGATAGCATCGGCTACATTTTCTAGTATTTTTCCTCAATATAAAGGTTTGTAGCGTAACTGCAATCGCAATTGCAGTCGCAGTATAAATGATTTTGAAGTCTCTGCAACGAAATTGCAATCGCAATTTTGATCGCATCCGCAACATTTTCCAGTAATTTTCCGCAATATAAAGATTCGTAACGAAACTGCAACtacaattaaaaatcataattgagTGTGAGAATTTACCTTGTTTCTGTTTCAAGCGCCTGAAGTAGTTTGTGCATAAAGCCAATAGTGTTACTACTACTATTCCAGTACCAACAACggttgttaaaataattgatcTTATATCATTTTCTTTGGCTGCATTAACAAGACATGACAAAGTTAACTGTTTGTGAAAATTGTTGAGTAAAATGGAAACACTTGTTATAATGTGCCTTCTTAAACTAATTTGATATCGTGTTTGCTTTTGTTTTTTAGTTAGCTTAAGATACGAGAGATGCAAATATGCTAAACAAATTTTTCAGGGGCTTTTTGGTCatagaaattttgaaattatgggTGGCGGGATGATGCCTAGTTCAAAGTAGAAAAGACATTAGAGATTACTGAATATTAACAAAGGAATTTACATTTGTTTTTCTCTAATAACACTAGCGGAAATTGAACCCAAGTCTAATGTTTATCTTTTTAGCATCAGATCAAATCATTACAGATATAAGGTTGTCTTTGCTAAAGTAGCATAGATTTcctaaaaattatttgtcatgATAGTGTGATCAAGATTCAAATCATGAATCAGAAGATGTATTTTTCAAATCGTGAATAGAATCTTTGTATGAGTTGTAGATTACGAATAAAGTTACTACATTTTGAAGTAAAAAGAAACGACGTAACAAATTGATACCCTAATAATTGAAGTcatgtgaaaaaaaaaagtggttgACTATACaaagttgacaaaaaaaaaactgattaaGTACTAAGTTAAGTTTAGATAATGGTTCATTAGAATCAAACAAGATTTATCTTAATGAATCGATATTTAAGATGAGCTTCAtgtctaaaatatatatacattagtGATTCGTATCGACTGAGTTTAATTTTGTATCAAATCTCATTGGATAAAAGTTAAGTGGTTTTAAAAACAATGTCGCTATCATAGGACAATTTTGTCATGATTATCAAATTGAGATTCAACTTATGATTCAAATAACCTATTTCTCAAATCATAAATCGAatcttattataaattataaaatacattATCGAACAAAAACATGTcatttttaagaagaaaaaaacaagcaGCAAAGcgaatcaaaataataaaagattcaaatcataaatcaaaaaacaaaacaaaaaattaccttTTTGAGACTCAAACGCGTCATCGTTCACACCTTTCAAAAAGAACGGTTGAGTTTCATACATAACAACACAACTCGGCGAAAATATTCGCCAAACTCGCTTCTCCTTGCAACAATTCTCAACATCTTCAAGCATATTACTCAAACAAGTTCTACATTGCTCCTTAGTAATATCTCTACTACATTGCACCCAACCATACCTTCTTTGAGTACcattaatattaaacatatgTGTTCCAAACATTAAACGTGCCTGTGATCCCACTTGTATCAAACCATTCATCAAAATCCTTGCATCACTATCAAATTCACCAACACTAGTAAAATTTTGTGTTGCATCAAACATAGGAATTCTTGGCCTAACAGCTAATTTTCCAAAGAAATTATTGTTTGAGTATCTCAAAAGACAAAAGGGACACCAAAGAATAGCTGTTGCATTATTTGGACATTGTTGTTTTATCAATTTGCTTGCATTTTCAACACATGAATGGCAAATACTTGCATTTACGTCGCCGCGACAAAAGTATAGTCCATAAATCATGTTGTTTTGATCATAATTAATACCTGAAATTTTTGTACCAAAACCATTGCTTGTAGCTGAATCTGATGATAGTAATGAAAGTAATTTGTTGAGGTTGGTTTGATGTGCTGTTGATGGAGGAGTTGAAGATTGGTCTAAACAAGCATATCTATAATCAAGTTGTGATGAATATGCAAAGGAGAAAATGCATATCAATTTTATGGTAAGTAACCAAAGATTGAACATTATTGTTGAGATGCTACCACCACCTTTTCTGTTCAAAAGTTTATATGAAGATTGTGACATTAAGACcttgttttatattatattattttttatataactcacattaatacaataaaacaaaaagtaaataaagtAGTATGATAAAAACTGTGATTTATTGCATTTTTTCGTGTTTGAAAACAATGTTGTTAGTATaatgtttatgaaaaaaaatcagttttggTGGACCCCACAAATAATTTTCGGTTACCCCAATTTTGAggatttttgtttgttttttatttggtcgttatgtataaattaaaagaaatatgttttatatattttatttgtagaagaaaaagaaagtgaataataaataagataGCTTTTATTATTTGGTGAGAAAAAAGTCAGAAGGTTAAAAAAAGAAACGTGTATTTGTCTTTATTTGATTGTATATAGAATAAGAAACAAGATAAATACCTaacattaaatttgataaaagaataaaaacataaaatacatttttaaaaatgtaataaatataaaatataaatgtgtttctaatttaaataaataaaaaatgaaatatatgttgagaaataaatttgtaatatatttagtaaaatgaatttaaatgtGTAGTAATGCTtctttaaataaagaaaaatcaacTAAAGTGGAAAAAGTTATTCGAAAAGGAAACAAATAGAATAGAGAAGAAGAAATTTGACAAGAAGAAAATTGAAGGATTgaatagaaaaatttatttctttgtttgatTGATTTATTGAAGAATGGGAAAAAAgaacatcaaatatattaaataaactaaacGAAATAATTTGAAGTCCTAACTCAAACGATAGATGTTGATATTGTTAgatttgaattaatttgaaCCCAATGTTCGAACCAAGACATCACAattgtgtgaattaattatgataGAATTTATCACctcttctaaaataaaatataagtaaataaaataacataacacaataaagttgtaattttttgtatttttttttttcactcgAAATGATGCTGTGAGATATTTATCTTCATCcataaaatgaaaaacaaattattttctcaTTTCATAACTTTGGACATACTTAATCATAGAAGACTCAAATTTAAAgacaattttgtttctttcttacTTAGTCGTTCTCCATATATCAAAAGAACGCCAATTAATATTGTGTTTTATTTGTGGTACTAAAGTGGGAGAAAAGTAAGTGAATAAGAAATAAGttgtttttttagttattatttgataagaaagaaaaataaatattatctatgtattttttttaaggcAATTATCTCTTTCTTTGTTTGCTAGTATACAAAGTCAGAAGAAATAaagtatatattttgtaaataattaaaaataaccttaaatgaaaatttaatattgtagaATATGATTAGAAAATATATGTTCATGGTCAAAACACaagaataaatattaaaatgtattaATCAATACTTAAAATAGATTATATGCAAACAAAACTAGCTAAACggttattttataattaatgcCAAAATGATACCTATAAAAAACAAGCTAATgttttgttataattataattattttttaacataaaaactatcttttttaaattaaaaagttaaaagttgtttgaaaatatactataaaaaactaattttattacattCTAACACATTAATTAAAGCCAAAATGTCaatgacatatttaaaataaataattttttatagtataaATATACTACTGAAAAAACTAATAACTTCTACCAAAAGAAatctatataataataacaacatgtTGCAGAGACATtctcggtaaagtgtttaatgttcctaGTTGCAGGGCAAATCAAGCagacaacaaagctagttgcagggacattctcggTAAAATGTGTAATGTTCATGAATATTCCAGTCGCGTGAGGGGGAAAAGATTTGacgtaactcctaaaagctatttttcacaagagaaacgtcaaaatccatctaatgaggagGTATTGGAGAAGCTCAaattcctatcagagcaagtgacactcttggtgaagacgaataaagacaagcaacttccggatcaactccaacatgaaatacaaatggagagtgaaaacgcaagttgcaacattggtatcaaaagtcttcccgaggtaattaattacttaataaaataagaaattcattcaacctaattgtttcacatacttatgtattaaccattgatttagggtgtca from Cicer arietinum cultivar CDC Frontier isolate Library 1 chromosome 5, Cicar.CDCFrontier_v2.0, whole genome shotgun sequence carries:
- the LOC140920341 gene encoding cysteine-rich repeat secretory protein 38-like; this encodes MSQSSYKLLNRKGGGSISTIMFNLWLLTIKLICIFSFAYSSQLDYRYACLDQSSTPPSTAHQTNLNKLLSLLSSDSATSNGFGTKISGINYDQNNMIYGLYFCRGDVNASICHSCVENASKLIKQQCPNNATAILWCPFCLLRYSNNNFFGKLAVRPRIPMFDATQNFTSVGEFDSDARILMNGLIQVGSQARLMFGTHMFNINGTQRRYGWVQCSRDITKEQCRTCLSNMLEDVENCCKEKRVWRIFSPSCVVMYETQPFFLKGVNDDAFESQKAKENDIRSIILTTVVGTGIVVVTLLALCTNYFRRLKQKQGKFSHSIMIFNCSCSFVTNLYIAENYWKMLRMRSKLRLQFRCRDFKIIYTATAIAIAVTLQTFILRKNTRKCSRCYRNFDFVAGTSKSFIYCYHNCDFRYATNLYNATKCSQCDQNCYFVGETSKSFVMRL
- the LOC101505680 gene encoding G-type lectin S-receptor-like serine/threonine-protein kinase At4g03230 → MFPQDENNNEENVNTDLPMIPLSTILKSTNNFSDNYKLGEGGFGAVYKAVLADGREIAVKRLSKNSVQGAEEFKNEVTLIAKLQHRNLVRMLACCIEKNEKLLIYEYLPNSSLDIQFRDTVKTAQLDWKRRFNIINGIAKGLLYLHEDSRLLVIHRDLKASNILLDHEMNPKISDFGLARSFGGGQSPTNTVRVVGTYGYMAPEYALEGFFSVKSDVFSFGIILLEIISGKRNNKFHLQEHGQSLLTYAWDLWNANKGLELMDPWIQDSHVPDEVLKCIQIGLLCVQDKASDRPTMSNVVHMLGSDRVSLPTPLCSSFCVRRTKKEGGISSNASSSVTFNEVTLSELIPR
- the LOC101494690 gene encoding pentatricopeptide repeat-containing protein At1g11290, chloroplastic — translated: MNTHLLSLHTSPPLSNNTISKTKPKTTPSYQRIFIPTHVYRHPSAILLELCTSMKELHQILPLIIKNGFYNEHLFQTKLISLFCKYGSINEASRVFNPVENKLDVLYHTMLKGYAKNLTLCDSLVFYKRMQCDEVKPVVYDFTYLLQLCGDNLDLKKGREIHGMLIVNGYESNLFAMTAVVNLYAKCRQIDDAYKMFDRMPQKDLVSWNTVVSGYAQNGFARKALKLVLDMQEAGQKPDSITLVSILPAVADIKGLRIGRSIHGYAVRSGFESYVNVSTALLDMYFKCGSVETGRLVFRRMSSKNVVSWNTVIDGLAQNGESEEAFATFLKMLDEKVEPTNVTMMGALHACSNLGDLERGRFVHRLLDERKLDSNVSVMNSLISMYSKCKRVDVAASIFDNLKGKTNVTWNAMILGYAQNGCVNEALNLFCTMQSQGVKPDSFTFVSVITALADLSVTRQAKWIHGLAMRTNMDKNVFVATALVDMYAKCGAIETARELFNKMQERHVITWNAMIDGYGTHGLGKAALDLFENMRNEVSVKPNEITFLSVISACSHSGFVEEGLYYFKIMKEDYGLEPGMDHYGAMVDLLGRAGKLDSAWNFIQEIPIKPGITVLGAMLGACKIHKNVELGEKAADKLFELDPEEGGYHVLLANMYASASMWDKVAKVRTAMEKKGLQKTPGCSLVELRNEVHAFYSGSTNHPQSKRIYAFLETLGDEIRAAGYVPDNDSIHDVEENVKEQLVSSHSERLAIAFGLLNTNPGTTIHVRKNLRVCGDCHEATKYISLVTGREIIVRDLQRFHHFKNGSCSCGDYW